A window of Acidobacteriota bacterium contains these coding sequences:
- a CDS encoding DUF4412 domain-containing protein: MPNLIRRIAAVVMSCAFAGAAYGADLKITTRNTMAGNSSEGTTYIKGMRQRTEMQMGPMQQVTITQCDRRQILTLSDACRTYMVAPMDDDSTGTAPRSSNNAASNNAQRDTGPPRQGGTLTLNTSSAATGETQKMFGYTARRIRSTMTMNSSPDACNPANMKMESDGWYADFSGGGLSCSATPRPGGGNMGRVRPDCQDRVRYTGGGMRNLGYPMKLTTTMTDAQGNTYTSTQETTELSRATLDPALFDVPAGYRQVDSYQGLMCQEAMSGMGSASRPPPSRQDDQMQGHRRGGRGPLCVAPVLNQTSTSVDNETWRDTLITELQRVRVESVKLDAQNQFDLRAEAAAKGCHYVLYTDVTELQQPSGARRRARAAGAGAGANPANNYRSSLHVQLQPTDDFMPRLDVTTNGTGSNLDTAGEGALRSEAQQVATELSKPR, translated from the coding sequence ATGCCAAACCTGATCCGCCGTATTGCCGCCGTAGTGATGTCGTGTGCGTTTGCCGGCGCCGCCTATGGCGCCGACCTGAAGATCACCACCCGCAACACGATGGCGGGGAATTCCAGCGAGGGCACCACATACATCAAGGGCATGCGCCAGCGCACCGAGATGCAGATGGGCCCGATGCAGCAGGTGACCATCACGCAATGCGACCGGCGCCAGATCCTTACGCTGAGTGACGCCTGCCGCACCTACATGGTCGCGCCCATGGACGACGACAGCACCGGCACCGCGCCGCGGTCTTCGAATAACGCCGCTTCCAACAACGCGCAGCGCGACACTGGACCGCCGCGCCAGGGCGGCACCCTGACCCTTAACACCAGTTCGGCCGCGACCGGCGAGACGCAGAAGATGTTTGGCTACACCGCGCGCCGCATCCGCAGCACCATGACCATGAATTCGAGCCCCGACGCCTGCAACCCGGCCAACATGAAGATGGAATCCGATGGCTGGTATGCCGACTTTTCCGGTGGCGGACTGAGCTGCTCGGCCACACCGCGTCCGGGCGGCGGCAATATGGGCCGCGTGCGTCCTGATTGCCAGGACCGCGTCCGCTACACCGGCGGCGGCATGCGCAACCTCGGCTATCCCATGAAGCTCACCACCACCATGACCGACGCGCAAGGTAACACCTACACCAGCACGCAAGAGACGACGGAGCTTTCGCGTGCGACGCTCGATCCCGCGCTCTTCGATGTGCCCGCGGGCTACCGCCAGGTGGATAGCTACCAGGGACTGATGTGCCAAGAGGCGATGAGCGGCATGGGCAGTGCCAGTCGCCCGCCCCCATCGCGTCAGGACGACCAGATGCAGGGCCACCGCCGTGGCGGGCGGGGCCCGCTCTGCGTCGCGCCGGTGCTCAACCAGACTTCTACTTCAGTGGATAACGAAACCTGGCGCGATACGCTGATCACCGAACTTCAGCGCGTCCGGGTGGAGTCGGTGAAGCTCGATGCGCAGAACCAGTTCGACCTGCGCGCCGAAGCTGCGGCCAAGGGATGCCATTACGTGCTCTATACCGACGTGACGGAGTTGCAACAGCCATCTGGAGCACGCCGCCGGGCACGCGCCGCCGGCGCGGGCGCTGGCGCTAATCCTGCCAACAACTATCGCTCGTCGTTGCACGTGCAGTTGCAGCCGACGGATGATTTCATGCCCCGGCTCGACGTCACCACCAACGGTACCGGCAGCAACCTGGATACCGCGGGCGAGGGCGCACTGCGCTCCGAAGCGCAGCAGGTCGCAACCGAGCTGAGCAAGCCGAGATAG